The genomic segment AAAGATCTCCTGTGGAAACACACAGTGTCCAAAAACAACAGTTCAGGGTTTGCGGCCTCCTGTGCCTTACATTGGACAAAGAGGATTATTAGAgtgaaaggggaagagagggggcttGGATATAACTGAGCAGACTGGGCATTGATGCGTTGAAAAATGGTTTTCAGAAAGGATCAACTTAGACAAACATGAACGATCCACTCCTGATCCCATCCATGTGGCCTCTTAAGGATATTATCACAGTGATGTCTATGAGCCACAGATTTGTGAGGATTCCATAGATACAAAGAACTACCAGATCTTCTTCATATCAAATACAGGTTCTTTCTACCTTAACCCATTAAGCCTGATGCTGTATATATACTGCATTGACCTAGTCGCCTGGACGGACATAGATTCTGCATTcatgctcttgagatttgagggttcttttttaaattaaaattgtgggtatgttagagctgaatgaacatattctaatgcaagatgagggtcctagcttgtaaatgcaacttatttcatgtttataTGTGCTTTTATGTGGAGGCtgagagatatttaggtttttataggctggggACACATTTTGCCAAAAAGTGCTTAGATGGGTTAAGATATAAGCTCCTTTACCTCACTCATAATGGCATCTCGTGGGTCCTTGGTCTCAACGATGGTTGGTTCTACAAAGTACCCCTTGCTGTCGTCACAGTTACCTCCAGCAACTATGGAGAGGTTGGGAGAACTCTTGGCGTGATCCAGATACTTCTTGATACGAGCAAAGGACTGAAGGGAgcataaaaagggaaaaaaatctgcTTCAACCAGAATATCTTTTGTTAATTTTTTTGAACAATGCTGCATTTTGGGTGAGAGGAGCATTCCGCAGAGCAAGGAGGAAGAAAAGTTTCTATTGACCATAGACATCATTGTGACATTATACAtacagcatgtactgtacataactCTACAAATGAAAGGAAGCCATAAAAAAGATTGTGAGGTCACACTAAAGTCACACATACTTTAAAACGGCAAAATCACACATACCTTATCATCAATGACTGCAGAGAAGAAAGTCCCAAAGTCCTGAACCGGCTGCAAAAGAAACATCAAGAGGAAATAATCAATGGATGTATTTTTAGTCACATATGTGAGAAATCACACTACattagataaacacacacacacacacacacacacacacacacacacacacacacacacacacacacacacacacacacacacacacacacacacacacacacacacacacacacacacacacacacacacacacacacaaaaggatgtCAAACCACTATGTCAACTCTATGCCAACATCTATTGAAAAATAGGATGACCGTCATTTATATTGACTATTTAGCAAAGTCAGTGAAAAACTGCAAGAAAACAGAACTTTGATAGGGTGTATcgcgatactgccttcttgcatcaaaagacagtatcatgactctgcgaGTCACGATTTCtgggttcaatacaatatcgttacagccctagtccgGAGTCAGCATACTACTCACGTCTCCAACTTTGATCTGCTTGTGGATGTCCAGGAGCTCCTTCTTGATCTGTGGCCAGAGGCTGTCGGGCACGTACATGCGGGAGCAGGCCGAACACTTCTGCCCACCGTACTCAAACGCCGAGCGGATCGTCCCAGACACCACGCTCTCCACATCAGCCGACGTGTGGACGAAATGAAAGTTCTTACCACCACACTCTGCAgaggaatcaatcaatcaatcaatcaaaaatatgtGTATAGGACATTATCACACTCAGtcatcattcaatgtgcttgaatgaaaaaaacaaaagagtGCACCCATGGACATGGGTACAGGGATTTTAGTGCTACATTTTTTGTAGACATACGGTAATCTGGATCTGGCACAACAAAAGCGAAGATTCCAGATTTGAATTCGGCCTGGATCAATCAccaaccctcccccatctctctccctactcacttcctgtcgctcttcactgtctctaccagaaataaaggcccaaaaaagcaGATTAAAAATATCTTAAAAGGCAAACACCTCAAGCAAAGTCCTCTCTACTCACCTCCAGCCACTCGTGGGAAGTTCTTGTAGATGTCCAGATTTTGGGCCACCTGCTTCCACAAGCGCTTGAAGGTTCTTAAGTGTGGAGacaggaaataataataataattattattattatacattcattattattattattattatttattgctattatttttattgttattatctgGAGACAGCATTACTTTTATTTTCCACATACTGCACAcaattatttcacacacacaccatgctctccCGTGGTGCATCTCCTTTAAGTAAGGAAAAGCGGATTGTCCAGACTTCAAAAGAGCATCAGAGAGGGACTTACGGAACGCTTCCAGTGAAGTTGATGCCGGCAAGGTGCTCGGAGGCCGTGATTGTGTCTCCAAACACCGGCCCATCGGCAGGCACAAACTGCACGATATTGGGGGGTAGCCCACACTCTCTCATGATCTTGTACACGGCGTAGCTGGCAGATATGGCCGTGTCGCTGGGCTTCCACAGCACCACGTTACCctggaaacaaaagaaaacacaaacaaaaagtgTTCATCAGAGGTGGTAAGATATTGTAAACGCCATTACTATGGTCAACCTCTGGACAGCATGTGCCTACTTATCCCAATAAAGAAATGATAGAATAGCATGCCTCGAAACTACTACGTCTCAACCTAAATAacatgaccaaaaacaaacaacaacaaaaaaacaaacaatcttTGTCTTCACAGATAGCAACAACAAACCACAAATATTCTTAACTAGAAGTGTTGAAATCTCTAGTCTGGCCGGTGACCGTGGTAAGAAAAATACAAAACCACTCACCATGAGGGCGGGAGTTCCTGCCAAGTTTCCACCAATGGCGGTGAAGTTGAAGGGGGCGACGGCAGCAACAAACCCCTGCAGGTAgagaaaacacacagagaaacatgagGGGAGATATCTAGTCATCTAGCTCAGCCAGTGCCGAATGAGAATGTGCTcatctgatcacacacacacttaagtcatAGATTTGTATTATCGGTGAAAAGATACaaaaggaggggtggggtggagggctgCTAGGGGCATTAATCAGTTGTTGTGAAGGTGGGAGGGAAGATTTGGTGGAGTCAGTGCTGCATGTAAGAGAGTAGTCTCTTCTATATGTGTATGGTGGGGGCACTGTTGAGATGATAACAACCATGAGAATTGTTGACTATGACTATTACAGGGTGCCTACAGATATTCCTAGGTTGAATTTActacttaatattaatattaaaaatgTGTTAGTAGTACAAGTTAATGTAGGTATATTTCAAAAAGCTCAACAATTTGCCATTTATAATGGTTAAATAATAGtggagtgcacttttaacagaaCAAGTCGCTCTTCTCAGAGAGTGGGAGGGGAGCAAGAACCAGAACCAGTGGAGTCCTGTATTCTATGTCCATCAGGGCTCTAGAATAACTTTTTGCACCGGTTGCACTGATGCGACTAAAATtgtttttaggtgcaccagcacgaCATCTAGGTGCACCTAAATGGCCCCAACccaacttgtatgtgtgtgtcttaaatcttaaatgtacctgaacatattctgttgtatGAGTGGGGGATGTCACAATGGCCTCTGCCCCATCAAATGTCATGTCCAAGTTGTCATGTTCAAGTTATGTTCAAGGGCTGTAGGGGCAGTCTCACCTCCAAGCCTCGGTACAGCATGGTGTTGGTGCTGACATCAGTGTTGAGAGGCTGTGTGTATTGCAGATCGATGGCATGCTTGGCATTGAAGCGGAAGAAGTCAATAAGCTCTGCTGCAGCGTCGATCTCAGCTTGGACCACTGTTTTAGCCTAGGAGAAAAACCAGGGCATACACTTATTCAGACATCTGGATTTCAGATATTTTCAGATTAAATAAAACAATATGCATTAGTGACTTAAAAGGTAAAGTGTGTTACATTGTGGCCAGGGAAAgcattgcaactctgctgctcattgcaactatgctgtccatTCCCAAatgttgatcttttcatgaaaatgtaacatGTACCTAATAAACTAATAGTTGCtgatctgaccaaagtacagtaagttctgCAGCTAGATTGTATGTTTTTTCCCCATTCAAAATGAATAGAAATTTATGATTTTGAGAAATACTCGTAAAAAATATAACCTTTGTGAAAGGGCAGAATAAATAATGCTAGTAAACTACTAAAAAACATACTCTACCTATAAACAATAACAGATTTTGAAGAAACTGATGATACAATTACAGTAATTCCACATTTCATTCGCATGCAGGTAAAAGACAACAATTAATTTGTATTCAATTTGGACAGGTAATAACGCATGGCTAAGATTGCCCATTCTTCAAGAGGACCCTCACGGTAAAGGAAACCAATGGCTAATTTTACACATGCGAGATTCCTCACATCTCCTCACTAAGAAGTGAGACTAAGTTCCCAGAAGTGCAGTTGTTTCCCAATACTTAAAACCCATATAGCACCTCTCGTTCTAGGGGCTACGGTGGTTTGGCAGGACCACTCTCTCAACAGAAGCAGAAATGAGAAGAAACATGCTCTTTGCAATGCTGGACAACAGGTAGGTTGAAGTTGTCAAAAGAAGGGTTTGACAGCAATCATGAATCAGGCTACATGCACGTGGAAATTCCAGCCGCCTGACTAGGCTTTAGAGGCTATATATCATAGTATATCTGGGCATTATTgtgacatgcttttgatcattaagcatttgtagatgatcatatCAACATAGACCACaggacattgtgacaaaaaaacaaagaaaagggaactttcaaaaagggcattttttgtccagtagagCAAAGGGGACGGGTGCTCTAGCACCACCTCGCCCCGATCTGTGTACACCTACATGTATGACCCcaagttaggggtgggcgatatgactatattaaatcgtgaatcgtgaaatcgagtacaagatcgcctcgaatctgccaaagtggaaaaATCGTATAaatcgtcttgcagtgaagatgtttactatcagtatcagagtgatgccTCCTTACttggtgttgttgtcttcacttctattgtttacattattgtatttcaattgCGCACTTAATGAGAGTCATCaatgtgtttacatttaattaGTTGCTAATTACAAATTGGAAGTaaaatgcctttaaaaaaaaaatatatatatatatttgatggaagatcgtgataaaaaaaaaatcagaatggagattttatgtttaaaaaaatcatgatatgacatttttgccatgtcGCCCGAAGTGATGCCTACACGAAGTGATGCCTTACCTGCCCAATCATGGTCTTGGCCAGAACCTCTGCCCTCTTGGGTCCACTGATGACATCAGCAGCCTTGAAGAGGATTTGAGCGCGGTCCGCCACTGGCTTCAAGTCCCAGTCTCTGCGAGCAGCTACTGACGCCACGATGGCCTTGTTTAGAGTGTCCTGTGTGGGTGatttacaagtcaagtcaagtcaagtgtgcttcattgtcaaaaatctatgtaacagcgttagcgcagaagtttgaaattgcgtttgaccagtctccaatgtgcagttaaactgaaCATATAATAAGAGACATTGGCAATAATCACATATGCCACacaacccccctccaccccccaacacacacacacacacacacacacaaattgtgcaGTAAAAACTAACATACCATCATACCAAGTTAGGGTTAATTTTCACTATTTTCACTTTCTAGAGATAGTTTTTGAAGCCATAACAACAGTGCATACGTCTGGCAAGGGAATCATTCGATAAACATGACCATGACTAATAGATTACAAGCGGAGGGACAGACAAACTCCTTCCTTACCTTATCAGCGTAGCAAAACTTGGCCAGTTTGTGTGAGTGGTTGAAGGGCTGTAAAAGGGACAACATGGGATATAATCTTAAAAGCCCATACTcttaaataaaacacacatatttTCCACACAACATTATGATGGCTAGTGTCCTAAATTACTAGTAATGTCAGATTGAATACAATCTACTGAGACGGGCAAGCGGTTCATTCATGTCTGGAGCGGCACATTTGTTGTAGCTACTGTTTGCTACTGTTGAGATTAAACGAGGCAAGTGCCCCAACACGAGATAAGATATGAGGACCACTGAAGGTTGTTAAGCAAGAGCTACCGTAGGCTACGTAGCTGTTGGCGAGTTAGCGGAACTTTTCTCAGACTTAATGGTGATaccgtggggcagccgtggtctaataCTTAGGGAGTTGGAgtctagatcacagggttgccggttcaatccccacccttaccaatcctttCCTCCCTgcttggctgaggtgcccttgaacaagacacccaaccccacactgctccagggactgtaaccattgcAATACAATGTAATATCTGTGAGTCGCtatggataaaagcatcaactaccgcaagtgtaatgtaatgcagtgtaatgtaatgtaatgtgatgaagcCTGACTGGTTTTGGCACTGCATGGCTAGCTAGTACAGTACTCACAGACAGCTGGTATCTGATGTCACTGGTCCACACTTGTTCATCTCCCACCACACATGGGATCTCCTCAGTCTTGCCCTTCAGGTCATTTAGGGCCTACAGTCAGAAAtggataaaaaaaatactgtatttcAAAACATGTACAGAATAGGACTTGACCACAATGAAAGTCTGCTACGTGTCAAACGTCATTTTTACTGTGATAATGGGCATGTCTACCTTACTACAAagtaggacagtgtgtgtgtgtgtgcatgcgtgcgtgtgtgtgtgtgtgtgtgtgtgtgtgtgtgtgtgtgtgtgtgtgtgtgcgtgcgtgcgtgcgtgcgcatgtttaaCCTTCTCCAGTTCAGCTCTCTCTTTGGAGCCAGTCTCGAACCCGAGGATGGGCTCATTCTTGACCTCCACAGCAGCACAGGAGAAGGTCTTAAATCTGTGTGAAGAAATCAGGAAGTCAGACCATAATCCTGAAACACTGGCCAATAATCAGACCACTGATGATGGTGCGTCCAACATCACTCCCAAACATCTTTACACATTGCAGCCCTCATCTGGCTCCAGTTCATGACTTCAACACCTTGCATCAACAGCCCTTCCATTTCATCTAGTTGGAGAGGTTAGAAACACCCTATTtccaactaggggtgtaaatcacggCCTCCAAGACCATACGATTCAATATCAATTTCTTCAGGCAGCAAATCGATTATTTtagattcttaagaatgccccatgctATGATACTAAACGATTCCATTTTTTCcagttacttttccacttctattacttTATGGAGctggggcattgggcaggggccagcgattcgattattttcaatacttaagaatgccccacgatacgattcgactCAATCATCGGCCGTAGGAttaatgcatcgatacatattatcaattattatttacacccttaTTTCCTACCACTTTGGAACACAGCATGCCTCCTTGCCAAACACCCATAGACATTGCAGGCATTTCATACTACGTACTAGGTGTGTGGACCTGGTGTTCAACTAATACCCAGCTCAAATTACAGAGAGCTGGTTACAATTAGCCACACAGCCCGGGTGGAATGTCTTGTTGAGAATGATGTCTTGTGATCTTTTCTTTATTGTtgtaaaagacagacagacagacagacagacagacacacacacacacacacacacacacacacacacacacacacacacacacacacacacacacacacacgcacacgcacacgcacacgcacacacacacacagcaaaacataacaaaacaaagcCGTAAACTCAACAAACATACACAGTATGCCCATGCCACAAGGTCATTCATGAGACAGCTATCGCACAATTGGGACGTTTTACAGGGTCAAAGGTGCAGGGaatttgtccctctctctctctcgaaccaGTTCAATCCTGCTGCCACTTGCTGCTTGGAATCCAGACATGGGTACATCCATGTTGGCTCTTGAATTAACAAAGCTGCAAATCTCATGACAGGTTTGGACATGACCACACCAGTTCTGCCCTAAAAACCAATGTTTTCATcacaaggacactttacaaagACATATGGAAAATTGCTTTAACTGGACCACAACCTGCATTGCATTAACTGTCTGTGTTCAGACTACTAGGTGTGTCGTTGAAGATGTCATGTCATGACTCATAGTAATTTTAATAACCTGACAATAGTGCTTTTACATCAAACTCGTGCAAAAGTGCAAGTGTCTGAAAAAGCAGTGAAAGTTACAGCTACTGATATCTGCTGTCCACTTCTGTTACACATTAACTTCTGCAGCAACAGTGAGTTCAGGTCAGTGTCCCATGAACACCATTTGCTCTCAGCCAGTTTTGCAGTAAATGCTTGGTTTAATACTTGGAAATGGGCTGGCTAAGTCTAAAGGATTCACTGAAAAAGACCCTCAACTTTCAGAAAAGAAAGATTAAAAGTGGGCGAACACTATTCATTCCCACTAGAATCACACAGCGCTGACCCTACAGGAGTTCACTTGTGTCAACACACCCACCTGTAACAACAGGCTAGACGGCGGCGAGCACGTGTAGAATGCTAGGTGGAAACTTTGTTTCTAGTAATTTCCGTGAACTTGAACCCACGATGCTAGTGACTAGTGAGAGAGAGGCCCTTCTAGTCTACCCCGGCCGACATGGAGCAGCTGTCACAAGTTATATTCAGTGAACGTGAGGGGCACCAGACCTTCTTCACGTAGGTCCTGTCCCGAAGGATATCTTACAAATATTACGTAACAACGTGCTTACAAAAGGTGAAGTGTGATGGGCCAGAATTTCAAATGTCCTCTAAAAGCCCAAGACTGCCATGCATAGACTAGCACTGCAAATGTCTAATAGACATTGCGATCTCGCCAAGAAACAAGCGCCATTCTAGTAAGAGAAATGTCACTAATGTCATGTGCAGCTCCGTGTGAGATTAGCCAGTAAGAAAGCATACATACCCCCTCCAAGACTGGCAGAGCGGTGATCTTAGTCGGAGCATGGTGACTGATGGTGGTGGTCTTCTGTGAGAGAATCAAAAGTCAATCAAAAGAAACTTAACTTTGTTGTATATCAGCCAGCTGTCAATCGCTGACCAAATACAAAGCCCCTGTCCTCAGATGTCAGACAATCTACAGGCACTACCGCGAAGGGACATCACACGGATCAGAACCTACCATTTCGAAATTAGGCAGAAACGTGACAGGCATGCTTAACGTGCTCACGTGAATGGAATATAAGTTTGAGATATTTCCAACTTATTTTACACTTGTGCAAAAtataaaacaaaatgtaaaataTAAATGTTTTGATAACAGTATTTTGACAATATAATTGCACAACGCTCGCTTCAGCCACCCCCATCTTGGTGAAAAGTGGAACATACGGGAGGCGAGTCGGCAGTGGCCATACAGGAGAGGTCTTCCGAACACAGCCAATTACCAGCCTTCTCTTATTCAAAGAGTCTATTTAAAGATCATAGGCTGATGTGTTTCACAAACTGTATGTAGAGAGAAAAGTTAATGAAATATCGTTTATCGATGTTTACCCCTGCCCTTGAACGAATAGGCATAGAACGAGCCACTCGGCCTATGGTGTGTTCTGCTATAACTAGGCGTAGAAAGTTGTCCGGGCATTTTATTAATTCAGAGAAAACTTGGGTTGTCTGTTTAAACGCACCGAATGGAACCCCGGGCTGTCAGTGAGCCTATAGCCTACATGGGCCGGTGAAGCTACCTGCGCCTGCTTCTGCGATGGTATGCAGACTGCGGCGTAAATTTTGATTAATTTCACTAGAGAGCTTTGAGCAAGTAATTAGAATTCTAGATGTTTGGTCTATTGTTGCGTTCGCTACGTTCTTGGTAGACGACAGGCGGAATCTCAATGGATCCTCTCGATAGCCTCTTTCTGGGAACTGGTTCATTTAATGgtctaaataaaaatgaatgaatggatgaatgaatagcTACCCCTAAATCATTCATAAATCAATGAACCACCACTCTTTTATGAATCACCACTGGAAATCAagccaaaaaaaataatgatgtgAAGCTGAATCTGTGAAACAGGCTAGGCCTAGCTAGGCTCAATGAACCATAAACCATGAATTAATGAGACAGTGAACCAGTGAGGCACCAGTATTGATGAATCAATGAACCAATGAAAGTGGCTGGTTGGGCTCAACCATCAGTGGTTAATGGTTCAAtaagggcgttcgtgatggcgtaattttgacgaagttgaaaatttgctaggcagcgagcatgctcagtgtgtctgcgtgaggcatcatggttagaatttgccgttcacgatgcagttgaagggagtgacctctgcgcggcagtcgtgtcacatggggttgaaccatcgcgggaacaaaagttttgtcaagctgccacgcagtaCCAGAAAgctactgcgctgggcagaagacctcctccatgatgtgaggaatctgccgtgattggtgttcatagctcatgtgattcatgtgtgtgtagttgaacgtgattcattttctacatgctgaaatgcatttcatgctcaaatgcagcatactcagag from the Engraulis encrasicolus isolate BLACKSEA-1 chromosome 14, IST_EnEncr_1.0, whole genome shotgun sequence genome contains:
- the aldh4a1 gene encoding delta-1-pyrroline-5-carboxylate dehydrogenase, mitochondrial, producing MLRLRSPLCQSWRGFKTFSCAAVEVKNEPILGFETGSKERAELEKALNDLKGKTEEIPCVVGDEQVWTSDIRYQLSPFNHSHKLAKFCYADKDTLNKAIVASVAARRDWDLKPVADRAQILFKAADVISGPKRAEVLAKTMIGQAKTVVQAEIDAAAELIDFFRFNAKHAIDLQYTQPLNTDVSTNTMLYRGLEGFVAAVAPFNFTAIGGNLAGTPALMGNVVLWKPSDTAISASYAVYKIMRECGLPPNIVQFVPADGPVFGDTITASEHLAGINFTGSVPTFKRLWKQVAQNLDIYKNFPRVAGECGGKNFHFVHTSADVESVVSGTIRSAFEYGGQKCSACSRMYVPDSLWPQIKKELLDIHKQIKVGDPVQDFGTFFSAVIDDKSFARIKKYLDHAKSSPNLSIVAGGNCDDSKGYFVEPTIVETKDPRDAIMSEEIFGPVLSVYVYPDKDYKEVLHLIDTTSPYALTGAVFAKDKSVVDYAAKALRNAAGNYYVNDKSTGSIVAQQPFGGARASGTNDKPGGPHYVLRWTSPQVVKETHAPLTGWKYPYMG